In the genome of Actinomadura graeca, one region contains:
- a CDS encoding sensor histidine kinase yields MRMRPRSIRSRDTLIAAVLAVLVLGLLAAGIDLAVRSAVKSDLLEEIQIDARRASGGVRDGSLATPIPDDTGGRILVQVVGPGGHVLDATPAATGREPVSGLWPSAELRVRDFVECRGAWPDRECFAVEAIRATTAPDSVVVYAWEPMPSYLVNGVLEILLGAGVLAFAVLVAWITWHVVGRTLGPVEAIRAQLAEISASDLNRRVPEPPGQDEIAQLARTANATLDRLERAIGRQRQFASDASHELRTPIAGLRANLEDASMHPEDNDLRAVVDSALRDTDRLESIVTDLLLLARIGTGAAAEESIDLPRLAEAEIARRTFALKVSTEFDGEVTVRGVRMQLVRLLGNLLDNAERYADELVTVEVSREGRHALLTVTDDGVGIPPEDRERVFERFTRLDAARDRGSGGTGLGLAIAREIAQAHGGTLRVVERSRGTRFALRLPLAGE; encoded by the coding sequence ATGCGGATGCGCCCCCGGTCGATCAGGTCCAGGGACACCCTGATCGCCGCGGTGCTCGCCGTCCTGGTGCTCGGCCTCCTCGCCGCGGGCATCGACCTGGCCGTGCGCAGCGCGGTCAAGTCCGACCTGCTGGAGGAGATCCAGATCGACGCGCGGCGGGCGAGCGGCGGCGTCCGCGACGGCTCGCTCGCGACGCCGATCCCCGACGACACCGGCGGGCGGATCCTCGTGCAGGTCGTCGGGCCGGGCGGGCACGTCCTTGACGCGACGCCCGCCGCGACCGGCCGGGAGCCGGTGAGCGGCCTGTGGCCGTCCGCCGAGCTGCGGGTCCGCGACTTCGTGGAGTGCCGCGGCGCCTGGCCGGACCGCGAGTGCTTCGCCGTCGAGGCGATCCGGGCCACCACCGCGCCGGACTCCGTCGTCGTGTACGCGTGGGAGCCCATGCCGTCCTACCTCGTGAACGGGGTGCTGGAGATCCTGCTCGGCGCGGGCGTGCTGGCGTTCGCCGTGCTCGTCGCCTGGATCACCTGGCATGTCGTCGGGCGGACGCTCGGCCCCGTCGAGGCCATCCGGGCCCAGCTCGCCGAGATCAGCGCCAGCGACCTGAACCGGCGGGTGCCCGAGCCGCCGGGCCAGGACGAGATCGCGCAGCTGGCCCGCACCGCCAACGCGACGCTCGACCGGCTCGAGCGCGCCATCGGACGGCAGCGGCAGTTCGCGTCCGACGCCTCCCACGAGCTGCGCACGCCCATCGCCGGGCTGCGCGCCAACCTGGAGGACGCGTCCATGCACCCCGAGGACAACGACCTGCGGGCCGTCGTCGACTCGGCGCTGCGCGACACCGACCGGCTGGAGTCGATCGTCACCGACCTGCTCCTGCTCGCCCGCATCGGGACGGGTGCCGCCGCCGAGGAGTCCATCGACCTGCCGCGGCTCGCCGAGGCCGAGATCGCGCGGCGGACGTTCGCGCTGAAGGTCTCGACCGAGTTCGACGGCGAGGTCACGGTGCGGGGCGTGCGGATGCAGCTCGTCCGGCTGCTGGGGAACCTGCTCGACAACGCCGAGCGGTACGCCGACGAGCTCGTGACGGTCGAGGTGTCACGCGAGGGCCGGCACGCGCTGCTGACCGTCACCGACGACGGTGTCGGGATCCCGCCGGAGGACCGCGAGCGCGTCTTCGAGCGCTTCACCCGGCTGGACGCCGCGCGCGACCGCGGCTCGGGCGGCACCGGGCTCGGTCTCGCCATCGCCCGCGAGATCGCGCAGGCCCACGGCGGGACGCTGCGGGTCGTCGAGCGCTCGCGCGGCACCCGCTTCGCGCTGAGGCTGCCGCTCGCCGGGGAATAG
- a CDS encoding YceI family protein: protein MSIATVAPGLTAGTWNIDPSHSEVTFTIRHLMSKVRGSFTEFSGAVQIAEEPADSTATVEIAMASLDTRNADRDAHVRSSDVLDVENHPTMTFTTKGVRTDGGEHRLDGELTIKGVTRPVSLDVEFNGVAEDPWGGTRAGFSASTTINRKDWGIEFNVPLKGDKALLGDKVDIHLEVQAVRA, encoded by the coding sequence ATGAGCATTGCCACCGTCGCCCCCGGCCTGACCGCCGGCACCTGGAACATCGACCCCTCGCACTCCGAGGTCACCTTCACGATCCGGCACCTGATGTCCAAGGTACGGGGCAGCTTCACCGAGTTCAGCGGCGCCGTGCAGATCGCCGAGGAGCCCGCCGACTCGACCGCGACCGTCGAGATCGCCATGGCGTCGCTGGACACCCGCAACGCCGACCGCGACGCCCACGTCCGCAGCTCCGACGTCCTGGACGTCGAGAACCACCCCACGATGACCTTCACGACCAAGGGCGTGCGCACCGACGGCGGCGAGCACCGCCTCGACGGCGAGCTCACGATCAAGGGCGTCACCCGCCCGGTCAGCCTGGACGTGGAGTTCAACGGCGTCGCCGAGGACCCCTGGGGCGGCACCCGCGCCGGGTTCTCCGCCTCCACCACCATCAACCGCAAGGACTGGGGCATCGAGTTCAACGTCCCGCTGAAGGGCGACAAGGCCCTGCTGGGCGACAAGGTGGACATCCACCTTGAGGTCCAGGCCGTCCGCGCCTAA
- the sigE gene encoding RNA polymerase sigma factor SigE: MAWTPPTWEEIVSEHSTRVFRLAYRLTGNRHDAEDLTQDVFIRVFRSLSSYSPGTFEGWLHRITTNLFLDRARRKQRIRFDALGDDAAERLQGREPSPAQSYDERHLDADIQKALDGLAPEYRAAVVLCDIEGLTYEEIAASLGVKLGTVRSRIHRGRAQLRAALEHRRPMEPVTGVPGDH, translated from the coding sequence ATGGCGTGGACGCCTCCGACGTGGGAGGAGATCGTCAGCGAGCACTCCACACGGGTGTTCCGGCTGGCGTACCGCCTGACGGGCAACCGTCACGACGCCGAGGACCTGACCCAGGACGTCTTCATCCGGGTCTTCCGCTCGCTGTCCTCCTACAGCCCCGGCACGTTCGAGGGCTGGCTGCACCGGATCACCACGAACCTGTTCCTGGACCGGGCGAGGCGCAAGCAGCGGATCCGCTTCGATGCGCTGGGCGACGACGCCGCCGAGCGCCTCCAGGGCCGCGAGCCGAGCCCCGCGCAGTCCTACGACGAGCGGCACCTGGACGCCGACATCCAGAAGGCGCTGGACGGCCTCGCCCCCGAGTACCGGGCCGCCGTCGTCCTGTGCGACATCGAGGGCCTCACCTATGAGGAGATCGCCGCGTCGCTGGGGGTCAAGCTCGGCACCGTCCGGTCCCGCATCCACCGGGGCCGCGCCCAGCTCCGCGCCGCGCTGGAGCACCGCCGCCCGATGGAGCCCGTGACCGGCGTCCCCGGCGACCACTGA
- a CDS encoding esterase-like activity of phytase family protein — MTHRSSLRPSALAGAALILISCAAVTSGTAHASGPSGTAVLPRIPLGPFQDAVLPGTVDDDRGVALGGVGSDLFHAKGDRPDEFWAITDRGPNGTVKVGGEERVTFPVPGFDPVIVRLRVRKDGIRITRTLPITNRAGRPVTGLPNVEGREEAPYGFDGGTRLAFDADGIDSEGLVRTKDGEFWVAEEYGPSLLHLDRRGRVVERYVPQGWTGRPSYPVKATLPAILNKRTYNRGFEGLAISPDGKTLFAAVQSPLSNPDKKTYKASRNGRIFTFDLRKGKVSGEYVYRFEDVCAFDPSGCGDQNEMKVSGLAALDDHRLLVDERTDKVARVYTVDLREATGILGSRWDDEATAPSLEKSAGVPAGVAALPKRLTADLSAVPGMPGKIEGIALADRRTLAVINDNDFGLGTFGPDGRLIDSGVRTSIVYVPLPR, encoded by the coding sequence GTGACACATCGCTCATCGCTCCGCCCGTCCGCGCTCGCGGGGGCCGCCCTCATCCTGATTTCCTGCGCCGCCGTTACCTCCGGCACGGCCCACGCGTCCGGCCCGTCCGGGACCGCCGTGCTGCCGAGGATCCCGCTCGGCCCGTTCCAGGACGCGGTGCTCCCCGGCACCGTCGACGACGACCGGGGCGTCGCCCTCGGCGGCGTGGGAAGCGACCTGTTCCACGCCAAGGGCGACCGCCCGGACGAGTTCTGGGCGATCACCGACCGGGGGCCGAACGGCACGGTGAAGGTGGGCGGCGAGGAGCGCGTGACGTTCCCGGTCCCGGGGTTCGACCCGGTCATCGTCAGGCTCCGCGTCCGCAAGGACGGCATCAGGATCACCAGGACGCTGCCGATCACGAACCGCGCGGGGCGCCCGGTGACGGGGCTGCCCAACGTGGAGGGGCGCGAGGAGGCGCCCTACGGCTTCGACGGCGGGACGCGGCTGGCGTTCGACGCCGACGGCATCGACTCCGAGGGGCTCGTCCGGACGAAGGACGGGGAGTTCTGGGTGGCCGAGGAGTACGGGCCGTCCCTGCTGCACCTCGACCGGCGCGGCCGGGTGGTCGAGCGGTACGTCCCGCAGGGCTGGACGGGCAGGCCGAGCTATCCGGTGAAGGCGACGCTCCCGGCCATCCTCAACAAGCGGACCTACAATCGTGGCTTCGAGGGGCTGGCGATCTCACCGGACGGTAAGACCCTGTTCGCAGCCGTGCAGAGCCCCCTCTCCAACCCGGACAAGAAGACCTACAAGGCGTCCAGGAACGGCCGGATCTTCACCTTCGACCTGCGGAAGGGGAAGGTCTCGGGCGAGTACGTCTACCGGTTCGAGGACGTGTGCGCGTTCGACCCGTCCGGCTGCGGCGACCAGAACGAGATGAAGGTCTCCGGGCTGGCAGCGCTGGACGACCACCGGCTCCTGGTGGACGAGCGGACCGACAAGGTCGCCCGCGTCTACACCGTCGACCTGCGCGAAGCCACCGGCATCCTCGGTTCCCGGTGGGACGACGAGGCGACGGCGCCGTCGCTGGAGAAGTCCGCCGGGGTGCCCGCGGGCGTCGCCGCGCTGCCCAAGCGCCTCACCGCGGACCTGTCGGCGGTGCCCGGGATGCCCGGCAAGATCGAGGGCATCGCGCTCGCGGACCGCCGGACGCTCGCGGTGATCAACGACAACGACTTCGGGCTGGGGACGTTCGGCCCCGACGGCCGCCTCATCGACAGCGGCGTCCGGACGTCGATCGTGTACGTGCCGCTCCCGCGATGA
- a CDS encoding acyl-CoA synthetase, giving the protein MARSYNLADLLEIMAEAGPDRPALVAGDRRRTYRELDERASRAGHHLAGAGVRPGEHVAILACNRVEWIEAMFGAFKIRAVPVPVNFRYVAAELRHVLADSDAVALIGERALLEAVGEIRADLPRLRHVVVLEDGGTAEIPGAVEYEKALAAAGPPDGFPERSGDDRYIMYTGGTTGSPKGVEWRCEDIFYGALGGGNPLGEPVGAPEELAANAAQPGLSVVDCAPVMHGAGQWVALMALFHGSKVVLYTGRAFDADEALRLVAEERANVLMLVGDVMARPVAEALAGGAHDASSLLAIASGGAPLTEGVREALRARLPDVLFLDNYGASETGACGPSVGGREGTARFQVKPGVTVLDDDLRVVAPGGIGRLARSGHIPLGYYNDPAKTASTFFTDAEGTRWSVPGDFASLEEDGTITLLGRGSLVINTGGEKVYPEEVEVALKDHPGVEDAVVIGLPDERFGQRVAAVVAPRPGAEVTLEALVGHCRGRLAGYKLPRQIQIVDAVRRTAVGKSDYRWAKKVFAEAGA; this is encoded by the coding sequence ATGGCGCGAAGCTACAATCTGGCCGATCTGCTGGAGATCATGGCGGAGGCCGGACCGGATCGTCCCGCCCTCGTCGCGGGGGATCGGCGCCGGACGTACCGGGAGCTGGACGAGCGCGCGAGCCGGGCCGGGCACCACCTCGCCGGGGCGGGTGTCCGGCCGGGCGAGCACGTCGCGATCCTCGCCTGCAACCGGGTGGAGTGGATCGAGGCCATGTTCGGCGCCTTCAAGATCCGCGCCGTGCCGGTACCGGTGAACTTCCGGTACGTCGCCGCCGAGCTGCGCCACGTCCTGGCCGACTCCGACGCGGTGGCGCTGATCGGGGAGCGCGCGCTGCTGGAGGCGGTCGGGGAGATCCGCGCGGACCTGCCCCGCCTGCGGCACGTCGTCGTCCTGGAGGACGGCGGCACCGCGGAGATCCCCGGAGCCGTGGAGTACGAGAAGGCGCTCGCCGCCGCCGGCCCGCCGGACGGCTTCCCGGAACGTTCCGGTGACGACCGCTACATCATGTACACCGGCGGGACCACGGGCTCGCCCAAGGGCGTCGAGTGGCGCTGCGAGGACATCTTCTACGGCGCGCTCGGCGGCGGGAACCCGCTCGGGGAGCCGGTCGGCGCCCCGGAGGAGCTCGCCGCCAACGCCGCCCAGCCGGGGCTGTCCGTGGTCGACTGCGCGCCCGTCATGCACGGCGCCGGGCAATGGGTCGCGCTCATGGCCCTGTTCCACGGCTCCAAGGTCGTCCTCTACACCGGCCGCGCGTTCGACGCGGACGAGGCGCTCCGGCTGGTCGCCGAGGAACGCGCCAACGTGCTCATGCTGGTCGGGGACGTCATGGCGCGCCCGGTGGCGGAGGCGCTGGCGGGCGGCGCGCACGACGCGTCCTCGCTGCTCGCGATAGCCTCCGGCGGCGCGCCGCTGACCGAGGGCGTGCGGGAGGCGCTCCGGGCGCGGCTGCCGGACGTGCTGTTCCTCGACAACTACGGCGCGTCCGAGACCGGCGCGTGCGGCCCGTCCGTCGGCGGGCGGGAGGGCACCGCGCGGTTCCAGGTGAAGCCGGGCGTCACCGTCCTGGACGACGACCTGAGGGTGGTCGCGCCCGGCGGGATCGGGCGGCTCGCGCGCAGCGGCCACATCCCGCTCGGCTACTACAACGATCCCGCCAAGACCGCATCCACGTTCTTCACCGACGCCGAGGGGACGCGCTGGTCGGTCCCGGGCGACTTCGCGAGCCTGGAGGAGGACGGCACGATCACGCTCCTCGGCCGCGGCTCCCTGGTGATCAACACCGGCGGGGAGAAGGTGTACCCCGAGGAGGTCGAGGTGGCCCTGAAGGACCATCCCGGCGTCGAGGACGCCGTGGTGATCGGCCTCCCGGACGAGCGGTTCGGGCAGCGCGTCGCGGCCGTCGTCGCGCCCCGGCCGGGCGCCGAGGTCACCCTGGAGGCGTTGGTCGGGCACTGCCGCGGCAGGCTCGCCGGCTACAAGCTGCCGCGGCAGATCCAGATCGTGGACGCGGTGCGGCGGACGGCCGTCGGCAAATCCGATTACAGATGGGCCAAGAAGGTGTTCGCGGAAGCGGGCGCATAA
- a CDS encoding serine/threonine-protein kinase: MGTVWRAYDEMLDRDVAVKEVHLPERITEAERKVLCRRLLGEARATAALKHPGVVAVHDLIVEDGRPWIVMEFLESRSLHRLIADGGPLGVRRAAEIGVEVLSVLRAAHAAGILHRDVKPSNVLICEDGRVLLTDFGLAVHMEQGRETAETLVAGIEGSPAYLPPERVNGHPSVEASDLWSLGATLYTAVEGFSPFLRCHALASMVAVLLGDYADPVRAGALEPVIQGLLRQEPEDRLSAEATAVLLREAAGPSPEPGATALPATAPPARRTRRPAARRAAGRRAAGLPAAGLPAVARRGASRRVPFPSRALVRPAGPARPARPGRRRGGPVRRRAAGLLRGGRPRPGAVLSVVVLAALAAGMGTWAARWTSIGKSDAVALRPAAGVPSRMAKYREAGAYSVRVPAGWQAERRGAVMAWEDWGTGRALRISPAPGEPLAQLRAAEGEAVAQSRYPGYRRLRLEAVPELVDGAAEWEFTWKGDAGGEHVLCSRVAGYEFRFSAPDPQWTPGQRLYDGILKSFRAEKRE; this comes from the coding sequence ATGGGCACCGTCTGGCGGGCCTACGACGAGATGCTCGACCGCGATGTGGCGGTCAAGGAGGTCCACCTCCCCGAACGCATCACCGAGGCGGAGCGCAAGGTGCTGTGCCGCCGCCTGCTGGGCGAGGCGCGGGCCACCGCGGCGCTGAAGCACCCCGGCGTGGTCGCCGTCCACGACCTGATCGTCGAGGACGGCCGGCCCTGGATCGTCATGGAGTTCCTGGAGTCGCGGTCGCTGCACCGGCTCATCGCCGACGGCGGCCCCCTCGGCGTGCGGCGCGCCGCCGAGATCGGCGTCGAGGTGCTGTCGGTGCTGCGGGCCGCGCACGCGGCGGGCATCCTGCACCGCGACGTGAAGCCGAGCAACGTGCTGATCTGCGAGGACGGCCGCGTCTTGCTGACCGACTTCGGGCTCGCCGTGCACATGGAGCAGGGCCGGGAGACCGCGGAGACGCTGGTCGCGGGCATCGAGGGCTCGCCCGCGTACCTTCCGCCGGAGCGCGTCAACGGCCACCCGAGCGTGGAGGCGTCGGACCTGTGGTCGCTGGGCGCGACGCTCTACACCGCGGTCGAGGGCTTCTCCCCGTTCCTGCGCTGTCACGCGCTCGCGTCGATGGTGGCGGTGCTGCTGGGCGACTACGCCGACCCCGTGCGCGCCGGGGCCCTGGAGCCCGTCATCCAGGGCCTGCTGCGGCAGGAGCCGGAGGACCGGCTGTCGGCCGAGGCCACCGCCGTCCTGCTGAGGGAGGCGGCCGGGCCGTCGCCGGAGCCGGGTGCCACGGCGCTGCCCGCCACGGCGCCGCCCGCGCGGCGGACACGCCGTCCAGCGGCGCGGCGTGCGGCAGGGCGGCGTGCGGCGGGGCTGCCCGCGGCGGGGTTGCCCGCGGTGGCGCGGCGCGGCGCGTCCCGGCGGGTCCCGTTCCCGTCGCGCGCGCTCGTGCGTCCGGCGGGCCCGGCACGTCCCGCGCGTCCTGGACGGCGGCGCGGCGGCCCGGTGCGGCGGCGTGCCGCGGGCCTGCTGCGCGGCGGCCGTCCGCGGCCGGGCGCCGTCCTCAGCGTGGTGGTGCTCGCGGCGCTCGCGGCGGGCATGGGGACGTGGGCGGCGCGGTGGACGTCCATCGGCAAGAGCGACGCGGTGGCGCTGCGCCCGGCAGCGGGCGTGCCGTCCAGGATGGCGAAGTACCGGGAGGCGGGCGCCTACTCGGTGCGGGTCCCCGCGGGCTGGCAGGCCGAGCGGCGCGGCGCGGTGATGGCGTGGGAGGACTGGGGCACCGGACGCGCCCTGCGCATCTCCCCCGCGCCAGGGGAGCCCCTGGCGCAGCTGCGCGCGGCGGAGGGCGAGGCCGTGGCGCAGAGCCGGTACCCGGGGTATCGCCGGCTGCGCCTGGAGGCGGTGCCGGAACTCGTCGACGGCGCGGCCGAATGGGAATTCACATGGAAGGGCGACGCGGGGGGCGAGCACGTGCTGTGCAGCCGCGTGGCGGGTTATGAGTTCCGCTTCTCCGCGCCCGATCCGCAATGGACGCCCGGACAGCGCCTCTACGACGGGATCCTGAAGTCGTTCAGGGCCGAAAAGAGGGAGTGA
- a CDS encoding PEP/pyruvate-binding domain-containing protein, translating into MPQSTRVFWTIDLDDPLATVPDRAGAKAANLARAARHGLPVLPGFVIPVQCVSSDERYANTAELRAAWARLSHGGERPVVVRSSSTLEDGAASSMAGRFVSVLDVLGWPAFRAAVDEVAASATGPGTMAVLVQPQLDAAAGGVMFGADPVDGRTDRVIVSAVPGGPQALVGGEVDGTRYSLTRRGRIVGVERDDGPAGGREAGEQGPLTPLRLRALARLAARAAAVFGGPQDVEFAFDHEGRLWMLQSRPVTALAPLPPRRAPLLGPGPVAETLPDPLSPLEEDLWLVPLDRGLGEALATAGAVSRRALRRSPTVRAVGGRAAADLRRLGAGPGRPSRLRLLNPVPPARRLRVAWLVGRLRADLPAIAAGTAAAVDADLAALPRVDGRITDAELAGALRWTRATLTSLHGLEALAGSLLTGPGAGGAGDVTGAQGSAAAQGLAALARERSLGRDDAGIPAAAPAVLALSPPVIGPVPHLPPAGAPGVPGGTGGAAGGAAGGGGLAGLPPREALRLRVRWVQELGARLAWAAGRRLAASGALARPELVRALRFEELMTALQGGSLPADLERRPSPPRTAPLPAAFRLAGDRIVAEAAPPGDGARPAGGGRGAGPVFREAEQSGPDVPPPGSVLVVRTLAPSLAARLPTLAGLVAETGSPLSHLAILARELGVPTVVGLRGALDRFPPGTHVLVDGDTGRVEPLPAGPRAGEESVA; encoded by the coding sequence GTGCCACAAAGCACGCGCGTCTTCTGGACCATCGATCTCGACGATCCGCTGGCCACCGTGCCCGACCGGGCCGGTGCCAAGGCGGCCAACCTCGCCCGCGCGGCACGGCACGGGCTGCCGGTGCTGCCCGGATTCGTCATCCCCGTGCAGTGCGTCTCCTCGGACGAGCGCTACGCCAACACCGCCGAGCTGCGCGCGGCCTGGGCCCGCCTCAGCCACGGCGGGGAGCGCCCGGTCGTGGTGCGGTCCTCGTCCACGCTGGAGGACGGCGCCGCCTCCTCGATGGCCGGGCGGTTCGTGTCCGTCCTCGACGTGCTCGGCTGGCCCGCGTTCCGCGCCGCCGTGGACGAGGTGGCGGCCTCGGCGACCGGGCCGGGCACGATGGCGGTGCTCGTCCAGCCCCAGCTGGACGCGGCGGCGGGCGGCGTGATGTTCGGCGCCGACCCGGTGGACGGCCGCACCGACCGCGTGATCGTGTCCGCGGTGCCCGGCGGGCCGCAGGCGCTCGTCGGCGGCGAGGTGGACGGCACCCGCTACTCCCTCACCCGGCGCGGGCGGATCGTCGGCGTCGAGCGCGACGACGGGCCCGCGGGCGGGCGGGAGGCCGGGGAGCAGGGCCCGCTGACCCCGCTGCGGCTGCGGGCGCTGGCCCGGCTGGCGGCCCGGGCGGCGGCGGTGTTCGGCGGCCCGCAGGACGTCGAGTTCGCGTTCGACCACGAGGGCCGCCTCTGGATGCTCCAGAGCCGTCCCGTGACCGCGCTGGCGCCGCTGCCGCCGCGCCGTGCCCCTCTCCTCGGCCCCGGGCCGGTCGCCGAGACGCTGCCCGACCCGCTGTCGCCGCTCGAAGAGGACCTGTGGCTCGTCCCGCTCGACCGGGGGCTCGGTGAGGCGCTCGCCACGGCGGGCGCGGTGTCGCGGCGGGCGCTGCGCCGCTCCCCGACCGTCCGCGCCGTCGGCGGACGCGCCGCCGCCGACCTGCGGCGGCTCGGCGCCGGGCCGGGCCGCCCGTCCCGGCTCCGGCTGCTCAACCCCGTCCCTCCGGCGCGGCGGCTGCGCGTCGCGTGGCTGGTCGGGCGGCTGCGCGCGGACCTGCCCGCCATCGCCGCCGGGACGGCCGCCGCGGTCGACGCCGACCTCGCCGCGCTCCCCCGCGTCGACGGCCGGATCACCGACGCGGAGCTGGCCGGCGCCCTGCGCTGGACGCGCGCGACGCTGACCTCGCTGCACGGCCTGGAGGCGCTCGCCGGGTCGCTGCTCACCGGACCCGGCGCGGGGGGCGCCGGGGACGTGACGGGGGCCCAGGGCAGTGCGGCCGCACAGGGGCTGGCCGCGCTCGCCCGGGAACGCTCCCTCGGCCGCGACGACGCGGGGATCCCCGCCGCCGCCCCGGCGGTCCTCGCGTTGTCGCCGCCGGTGATCGGCCCGGTCCCGCACCTGCCGCCCGCAGGCGCGCCGGGCGTCCCGGGCGGGACGGGCGGCGCGGCGGGCGGCGCGGCGGGCGGCGGCGGCCTGGCCGGGCTGCCGCCCCGGGAGGCGCTGCGGCTGCGCGTCCGGTGGGTGCAGGAACTCGGCGCGCGGCTCGCGTGGGCGGCCGGGCGGCGGCTGGCGGCCTCGGGGGCGCTGGCACGGCCGGAGCTCGTCCGGGCCCTGCGCTTCGAGGAGCTGATGACGGCGCTCCAGGGCGGCTCCTTGCCGGCCGATCTGGAACGCCGTCCCTCCCCGCCGCGCACCGCGCCCCTGCCCGCCGCGTTCCGGCTGGCGGGGGACCGGATCGTGGCCGAGGCCGCCCCGCCCGGGGACGGCGCGCGTCCCGCGGGCGGCGGCAGGGGCGCCGGGCCGGTGTTCCGTGAAGCGGAGCAGTCCGGCCCGGACGTCCCGCCCCCCGGCTCGGTCCTGGTCGTGCGGACGCTGGCGCCGTCACTGGCAGCGCGGCTGCCGACGCTGGCGGGCCTGGTCGCCGAGACCGGCAGCCCGCTGTCGCATCTGGCGATCCTGGCCCGCGAGCTGGGCGTGCCGACGGTCGTCGGGCTGCGCGGAGCCCTCGACCGCTTCCCGCCGGGCACGCACGTCCTGGTCGACGGCGACACCGGCCGCGTCGAGCCCCTCCCCGCCGGGCCCCGCGCAGGCGAGGAGTCGGTCGCGTGA
- a CDS encoding enoyl-CoA hydratase/isomerase family protein, with product MGLRCEVADGVGTITIDRPGKRNAMTAEMFGALPRLLDGLAADPGVRVLVLTGADGDFCAGADISELGGHGWREGTGRSTAAEEALAAFPKPSLAAIEGFCVGGGCQLAVACDLRFAADGARFGITPAKLGIVYPAAATARLVRLVGPSAAKYLLYSADLVGAGHALRVGLLDEVVPPGDLAARVAAFAGTLASRSLLTQRATKDVVDALAAGEPHDAKVGHWQDEAVRGPDADEGVAAFLERRAPGFTWTGPA from the coding sequence ATGGGGCTGCGGTGCGAGGTCGCCGACGGCGTCGGGACGATCACCATCGACCGCCCCGGCAAGCGCAACGCGATGACCGCGGAGATGTTCGGCGCGCTGCCCCGCCTGCTGGACGGCCTCGCCGCCGACCCGGGCGTCCGCGTGCTGGTGCTGACCGGCGCGGACGGAGACTTCTGCGCGGGCGCGGACATCTCCGAGCTGGGCGGGCACGGCTGGCGCGAGGGCACCGGCCGGTCGACGGCCGCCGAGGAGGCGCTGGCGGCGTTCCCCAAGCCGTCGCTGGCGGCCATCGAGGGGTTCTGCGTCGGCGGCGGCTGCCAGCTCGCCGTGGCGTGCGACCTGCGGTTCGCCGCGGACGGCGCGCGGTTCGGCATCACCCCGGCCAAGCTCGGGATCGTCTACCCGGCGGCGGCCACGGCGCGGCTCGTCCGCCTGGTGGGGCCGTCGGCGGCCAAGTACCTGCTCTACTCCGCGGACCTGGTCGGCGCGGGGCACGCGCTGCGGGTCGGGCTGCTGGACGAGGTCGTCCCGCCCGGCGATCTCGCGGCCCGCGTCGCCGCGTTCGCCGGGACGCTCGCGTCCCGGTCCCTGCTCACCCAGCGGGCCACCAAGGACGTCGTCGACGCGCTGGCGGCGGGCGAGCCGCACGACGCGAAGGTCGGCCACTGGCAGGACGAGGCGGTGCGCGGCCCCGACGCGGACGAGGGGGTCGCGGCCTTCCTGGAACGCCGCGCGCCCGGTTTCACGTGGACGGGCCCCGCATGA
- a CDS encoding LuxR C-terminal-related transcriptional regulator, which yields MRVVLAEDLALLREGLVSLLETHGFEIAAAVDNGPSLLRALLDHRPDVAVVDVRLPPSFTDEGLQAALEARRRVPGLPVLVLSQYVEQLYARELLADGTGGIGYLLKDRVFDAAQFVDAVRRVAAGGTAMDPEVISRLVASNTRGSPLGRLTPRETEVLELMAQGRSNAAIAEKLVVTERAVTKHTANIFAKLDLPVTGDDNRRVLAVLAYLNR from the coding sequence GTGCGCGTTGTCCTCGCCGAAGACCTCGCCCTCCTGAGGGAGGGCCTGGTCAGCCTCCTGGAGACGCACGGCTTCGAGATCGCGGCCGCCGTCGACAACGGCCCCTCGCTCCTGAGGGCACTGCTCGACCACCGCCCGGACGTGGCGGTGGTCGACGTGCGCCTGCCCCCGTCCTTCACCGACGAGGGGCTCCAGGCGGCGCTGGAGGCGCGCCGCCGGGTCCCGGGCCTGCCCGTCCTCGTGCTGTCGCAGTACGTCGAGCAGCTGTACGCGCGCGAGCTGCTCGCCGACGGCACCGGCGGCATCGGCTACCTGCTGAAGGACCGGGTGTTCGACGCCGCGCAGTTCGTCGACGCCGTCCGGCGCGTCGCCGCGGGCGGGACGGCCATGGACCCCGAGGTCATCTCCCGCCTCGTCGCCAGCAACACCCGCGGCTCCCCGCTCGGCCGTCTCACCCCCCGCGAGACGGAGGTCCTCGAACTGATGGCGCAGGGACGCTCCAACGCGGCGATCGCCGAGAAGCTCGTCGTCACCGAGCGGGCCGTCACCAAGCACACCGCGAACATCTTCGCCAAGCTCGACCTCCCGGTCACCGGCGACGACAACCGGCGGGTCCTCGCCGTCCTGGCCTACCTGAACCGCTGA